A single window of Toxoplasma gondii ME49 chromosome Ib, whole genome shotgun sequence DNA harbors:
- a CDS encoding ABC transporter transmembrane region domain-containing protein (encoded by transcript TGME49_209190~Predicted trans-membrane domain (TMHMM2.0):37-60:95-118:130-153:231-251:315-338), with translation MPGVLSKGASSPEAPATSRASLFALFSRFCPDRTRKRLFLAFSSLIVCSSCNLATPTLLGIAIDAASSSSRSSSLPSSLSSSFSASAGAGCAPATGLFAGVGSVLSGVWTVLGQVLCGGGKEALKSQPPKVLFTLIACVVCLGAFSSFLRTSQLETAEHEMRMEVRRQLFRTLLYMPPSLFLCRSPGHLLPLFTEDTEALVSALTQTQAQALRYTSSVVGGSSLLLLISPRVTVLALLLLPLAGCSAMLLAKRLRRLRSIREKEMQECTAFLSDRLFHVKTVYIHQEQEQELFRLQKRQDEALEAAKAAAVANGCFFGGLSFSINATVLALLTYGTTLVKQGVLSYGNLTTFAVYSSMVGVGFSGLTAVSSELARAAEAGARLHAVLSVGETLRLPGTSRQRELPDAREQRKHKKQKREGQEEEQRKEREEEGKSERESLPLLVKISEFEEGRAGPEDVAQQVEGKIVFSNVSFSYGRSKDFQERSAPTSSLASLLLPAHASEAKNEGREIGESKETPETTGDTAALKNVSLVFPPGSVTAVTGASGAGKSTLLKLLTQELRPQQGTVTLDGVDVQAIPTRLLLQKLIGVVNNESTSLLTGLSVRENITYGVWTPPATPEPAAGCPELFLEVCRLCKVDKFLSAPNISRENEVVEGAAAGFSSGEQQRLGLARALIKRASVLVLDEATAHLDAENERLLLQTLRELLQKENSTLSTGESERNETRLLTGAVKTVVLIAHSKAALQMADSVVVLRAGEIVEQGSFETLVKANGELARLLKLQEQSGDTSERTAPNHAEK, from the exons ATGCCGGGTGTCTTGTCGAAAGGCGCCTCCTCTCCGGAGGCCCCGGCTACGTCCCGGGCgagtctcttcgctctcttcagTCGTTTCTGCCCAGACAGAACGCGCAAGCGCctgttcctcgccttctcttccctcatCGTTTGCAGCTCCTGCAATCTGGCAACGCCTACGTTGCTCGGAATCGCTATTGAcgccgcttcctcttcttctcgctcttcgtctctcccttcttctctctcttcttctttctctgcttctgcgggGGCGGGCTGTGCGCCTGCGACGGGTCTCTTCGCCGGTGTCGGCTCGGTCCTCTCGGGAGTGTGGACAGTTCTCGGTCAAGTGTTGTGCGGCGGCGGGAAGGAGGCGCTGAAGAGTCAGCCGCCGAAGGTTCTCTTCACGTTGATTGCATGCGTCGTTTGCCTCGGAGCGTTCTCGAGTTTCCTGCGAACTTCTCAGCTGGAAACCGCCGAACACGAAATGCGTATGGAAGTCCG aCGGCAACTCTTCCGGACGCTACTGTACATGCctccgtcgctctttctctgtcgctcccCGGGCCATCTGTTGCCTCTCTTCACCGAGGACACCGAGGCGCTTGTGTCTGCGTTgacgcagacgcaggcgCAGGCGCTGCGGTACACGAGCAGCGTAGTCGGCggctcttcgctgctgcttctcatTTCCCCGCGAGTCACAGTCCTCgccctgctgcttcttccactgGCAGGCTGTTCGGCGATGCTTCTTGCCAA GCGACTTCGGCGCCTCCGCAGCATtcgcgagaaagaaatgcaGGAGTGCACTGCGTTCCTCTCCGACCGGCTCTTCCACGTGAAGacggtgtacatacaccaggAGCAGGAGCAGGAACTCTTCCgcctgcagaagagacaagacgaggCTCTGGAGGCAGCGAAGGCCGCGGCGGTTGCCAACGGCTGCTTCTTTGGAGGTCTCTCGTTTTCGATAAACGCGACggtcctcgctcttctcacCTATGGCACTACTCTCGTCAAGCAAGGCGTG CTGTCTTACGGCAACCTCACAACCTTCGCAGTGTATTCGTCCATGGTCGGCGTCGGCTTCAGTGGCTTGACTGCGGTGTCTTCGGAGCTCGCgagagctgcagaggcaggcgcgcgtctgcatgcagttctctctgtcggcgaGACCTTGCGACTGCCAGGCACttcgagacagcgagagctCCCAGATGCAAGAGAGCAGCGCAAAcacaagaagcagaaaagggagggacaggaagaagaacaaaggaaagagcgtgaggaagaggggaaatCGGAGCGTGAGAGTCTCCCGCTCTTGGTGAAGATTTCGGAGTTCGAGGAAGGGCGGGCTGGACCGGAGGATGTTGCCCAGCAAGTTGAGGGGAAGATTGTTTTCTCAaatgtctctttttcctacGGGAGAAGCAAAGATTTTCAAGAGCGTTCCGCACCCACCTCGTCCCTggcgtcgctgcttcttcccgcGCATGCCTCTGAAGCAAAAAACGAGGGGCGCGAGATCGGCGAGtcaaaagagacaccggagacaaccggagacaccgcagccCTCAAAAAcgtttccctcgtcttccctccAGGCTCTGTCACTGCAGTCACTGGCGCCAGCGGGGCAGGCAAAAGCACGTTGCTTAAACTCCTCACCCAAGAACTTCGCCCGCAGCAGGGAACAGTCACTCTGGACG GCGTGGACGTCCAGGCGATTCcgacgcgtcttcttctgcagaaactCATCGGCGTCGTAAACAACGAAAGCACATCGTTGCTGACGGGGCTGAGCGTACGGGAGAACATCACGTACGGTGTGTGGACGCCACCTGCGACTCCCGAGCCTGCCGCAGGGTGTCCAGAGCTGTTCTTGGAGGTGTGTCGGCTGTGCAAAGTCGACAAGTTTTTGTCGGCTCCCAACATAAGCCGAGAGAACGAAGTGGTGGAGGGGGCGGCCGCAGGCTTCAGCTCTGGGGAGCAGCAGCGACTGGGCCTGGCGCGGGCTCTGATCAAGAGGGCCTCGGTGCTCGTTCTCGATGAAGCGACTGCGCACCTGGACGCGGAAAACGAGCGATTGCTTCTGCAGACGTTGCGAGAGCTCCTGCAGAAGGAGAACTCCACTTTGTCGACCGGAGAAAGCGAGCGAAACGAGACGCGTCTGTTGACAGGCGCCGTCAAAACAGTGGTCCTGATCGCGCACAGCAAAGCGGCGCTCCAGATGGCCGACTCGG